The Marinilabiliales bacterium genome includes a region encoding these proteins:
- a CDS encoding response regulator codes for MESVRLNNTTILVIEDNLVCQALIRAFLRGTGANLVMAGSGDEARKVLGKSPIDVVLTDMRLPDTSGMELLKEIKEHNPEIPVIVQTAASIDFSEEECLKAGCDGYITKPYTRSQFLDTITCALGNKGGPPGMSASPPSR; via the coding sequence ATGGAATCTGTCCGGCTTAACAACACAACAATCCTGGTAATTGAAGACAATCTTGTGTGCCAGGCGCTGATAAGGGCATTTCTCCGTGGAACAGGCGCAAACCTGGTAATGGCCGGCAGCGGAGATGAGGCAAGGAAAGTCCTTGGTAAAAGCCCTATCGATGTGGTTTTAACAGACATGAGGCTCCCCGACACAAGCGGCATGGAGCTTCTTAAGGAAATAAAAGAACACAACCCGGAGATCCCGGTTATTGTGCAGACAGCTGCAAGCATTGATTTTTCAGAAGAAGAATGCCTGAAAGCCGGTTGCGACGGATATATCACAAAACCCTATACAAGATCCCAGTTTCTCGATACTATTACCTGTGCGCTTGGAAATAAAGGCGGGCCACCAGGAATGTCCGCGTCACCCCCATCACGTTGA
- a CDS encoding DNA-binding response regulator, which yields MVTAVIIDDEKHARLTLRQLIRSFLSERLMVVDTASSVAEGVKSIKKHEPDIVFLDIEMPVQNGFSLFSHFDEIHFRVVFCTAYEQYAIDAIRVAAFDYLLKPVSQDDLMAFMDRYDNFRVSPLANRTRINTLISNLSGDGTHFNSIALPTKDGYQMEKVVDIVYCRARESYCEVHVKGQISYFVSRTLKQMEEILPPELFFRIHKSFLVNLNYVKIYRKPENYIILHNGQQLEVAHRRSDEFLRRLTRRS from the coding sequence ATGGTTACCGCGGTAATTATTGACGATGAAAAACATGCCAGGCTTACCCTCAGGCAGCTTATCAGGTCATTCCTCAGTGAAAGGCTGATGGTCGTTGATACGGCATCATCGGTTGCCGAGGGCGTGAAATCAATCAAAAAGCATGAACCTGATATTGTGTTCCTTGATATTGAGATGCCGGTACAAAACGGATTTTCACTTTTCAGCCACTTTGATGAGATCCATTTCCGGGTTGTATTCTGTACCGCTTATGAGCAATACGCAATTGATGCAATCAGGGTAGCTGCCTTTGATTACCTCCTGAAGCCGGTAAGCCAGGATGATCTCATGGCATTTATGGACCGCTATGACAATTTCAGGGTGTCGCCACTGGCGAACAGGACAAGGATTAACACTCTGATAAGCAACCTGTCCGGCGATGGCACACACTTCAACAGTATCGCATTGCCCACTAAAGACGGTTACCAGATGGAAAAGGTTGTCGATATTGTCTATTGCAGGGCAAGGGAATCATATTGCGAGGTCCATGTAAAGGGGCAGATCAGTTACTTTGTCTCAAGAACCCTTAAGCAGATGGAGGAGATACTGCCGCCGGAACTGTTTTTCAGAATTCATAAATCGTTTCTGGTCAACCTGAACTACGTGAAAATATACAGGAAGCCGGAAAACTACATAATATTGCACAACGGCCAACAACTTGAGGTTGCACACCGGCGAAGCGACGAATTTCTCAGGCGTCTGACCAGGCGTTCTTAA
- a CDS encoding nicotinamide riboside transporter PnuC, producing MSFFEIFWQNILNTTWLEITAVLFGLLSVWFAKKENILVYPTGIVSVLIYVYICFFAKLYADMGINFFYFLMSVYGWYMWTRKDPGSERLKITRSSIPEQIFCILSGVLLFFLLSYILRNFTDSDVPWWDSLTTAIFIVAMWLMARKKIDNWTAWMAGNLISVPLYFYKGLVFTSFQYLVFLILAIAGYIEWDRKLRARARAVPA from the coding sequence ATGTCCTTCTTCGAGATTTTCTGGCAAAACATACTGAATACCACGTGGCTTGAGATAACGGCAGTTTTATTCGGACTTTTAAGTGTCTGGTTTGCAAAAAAAGAGAACATACTGGTGTACCCTACCGGGATCGTGAGTGTCCTTATATATGTCTACATATGCTTTTTTGCGAAACTTTATGCAGACATGGGAATCAATTTTTTCTATTTCCTTATGAGTGTTTATGGCTGGTATATGTGGACCAGAAAGGACCCCGGTAGTGAAAGGCTGAAAATTACCAGAAGCAGCATTCCGGAACAGATCTTCTGCATTTTGTCGGGGGTGCTGCTGTTCTTTTTACTTAGCTACATACTGAGGAATTTCACTGACAGTGATGTTCCATGGTGGGATTCGCTTACCACGGCCATCTTTATCGTGGCAATGTGGCTGATGGCACGCAAAAAAATAGATAACTGGACGGCCTGGATGGCCGGGAACCTCATATCAGTGCCTCTGTATTTTTACAAGGGGCTGGTGTTTACCTCTTTTCAGTACCTGGTTTTTCTTATACTTGCGATCGCAGGTTATATTGAATGGGACAGGAAGTTGAGAGCAAGGGCCCGGGCGGTACCGGCATGA